Genomic DNA from Peptococcaceae bacterium:
GCCTGAGAGCGGAAGTGAGTGTCAACACCAGGCAGGGCATCCCAACCGGCCGGAACAACCCCCAAGAAACGGACAGAGAAAGCAGGGGCTCCTGGGAGATCATCCCCTGGGCCAAAAAGAACGGTCTTGACCCCAACGAAGTGACCAGGGCGGGGTACGGCTTCGAAGTGAAAGTCAAGACGACATACCGGACCGACTGGGAGACGAAGGTGCCTGCTCCGGCGAGCCCGCACGGCGGCGAATACAGGGGGCCGGCCAGGGTGGTGGCCCAATTTTACGACACCAGGATGCGCTTTGCCGGGCAGGTGGACCTTGAGACGACGGGAGGCAGGCCTGGGGACAAAGAAACAACCTGGGAACTCCCCCTGAAAAGATTCGACTATTCCGACGGCACATACGCCTGGGAGAGGAAACACTACACCGCTGTCAGCGACCCGGACGGCCGTTACGGGGTGAGAGTCATCGTTTTCGACTGCGGCAAAAGCGGGCTGTCAATTTGCCGGGACAAATACGTGACTATCCACGGCGACCTGTACGACGACATCTACACCCGCCCGGCCGCCAAGGAGGAATATTACCATAATTAGCGGGTGAGGGAATGAAAATATCCTTCTGGATGATATCCGGCCTGTTTGTTTCCATCCTGATTATGGATGTAACAACCGTCTGGGCGACCCGCAATAAAATCGGGGTTGCCCTGGATATGGCTCTCGATGCGGCGATGGTCGGCGGTTTGCTGGAATACGACGCGAAAGGCGGGAAAAGCATTATTGACGAAAGCAAAGGTTATGCTCTTGCCGTGGGTTTTCTTAAAAATAATTTAAGGTTGAACGACCAACTGGAAAACGACTTGCTGAAAAATTCAAAATTTATAGCGACTATTGTTCAGGACGGGAATAAACCGAGAGGGAAAGTTTTATTCAGTACCGTCATCAAGGCAATGACACCGAAATTATTTGGAATGGAGGGCATCCCGGTCGTTATTACGAAGACCCGGTACCATCTCAGCAATTACAAGTAGTTTAGTGGAGGTGGTGTTTTGAAGCTGCTGCTGGCCACAAACCATCCCGAAATAGACGCCCTTGTGGAAAAACTTGAAACCGAAAAGGGTATAAAAGAGCTTGAAAAATTGCTGAAACAGGAGGGTTTTAACCGGTGGGTCAAGCCAATCCTTATTGTCGACCATGTGCTGTACAGGGAAAGGCTTATCGAAAAAGCGAAGGCGGCCCAGCCGGATGTTGTCCTATTGTACGACAGGCTGCCGGGTACCGTAGACCTGGAAATACTCCTGGAAGAACTTAGACTGGAAATAAAAAACAGCGAAGGTAAAGACAGCCGGGTTGTCTTTCTGACATCCCTTGAACAGGGTTCAACCCTTTTGCGAAAGGCCGTCGAGATTGGAGTATGGGATATTGTTTCAGGGAAAGACATTTACCCGCTTGATGTCATTCGCCGCATCTACCAGCCGGCAAATTACTCCGACGCCGCCCGCTTTCGACTTGCCTCCGACGACAAAAGCCATGTCAGGCTTGTGCCCAAATACGTGGAAAAAGAAAAAATAGTCGAGGTTCCGGTGATCAAAGAGGTTAAAGTTACGGAAGTGGTTGAAAAGACGGAATATGTGCGGGTCGGCAATGTGAAGGGGATAAAAGAAACAATACTGGTCTGGTCGCCTTTTGAATCAGGCAAGACGTTCCTTGCCGTTAACCTGGCGGCAGCCCTGGCTGGGTCGGGATTCAAGATCGTGTTGATTGATGCGGACCTCAAGAACAGGGCGCTGGAAAATTATTTCGACATGCAGCGAGAAGAGAAGTATGTGTTTTTAAAAGCGATGAAAAACCGGCTGAACCCGGAGGAAGTGCTTGGCAGCTGCCATGTATACAAGAAAAACCTCTACGTATTGACTCTCCCTTCCGGGAAAGCAGAGCTGCCGGAAGTGACGGCGGAAGATTTCTTTTTTCTTTACGATAACCTGCGCGGCGAAGCCGATCTTTTCGTTCTGGACGGGGATAAGAATTTAAAAAGCACGCTGGCCCAGTGCGCCCTGAAATTGTCTTCCCGGATCCTGCTGCCGGTTACTCTCGACCTGGTGCGTGCCCGGTTGTTAAGGGCAGCCCTGGGAGAGCTTACCGCCGCCGGCGTCCCTTTAAGCAAGCTGGAAATTGTTTTAAACATGCATGTCAAGACCGAGGCTCCCCGAAAGAAAGAGATCGAAGAGCTGCTTGGCTTTAAAATGCTGCCGGTTGATATTCCGGCCGTTTTCGATACCGCTTTCAAAAGCATATATGAAGGCGTTCCGGCCTTTGATGCAAGCGGCGCGCCAGGTGCGTTTGTCCAGGCCGTCAGCACGCTGGCGAACCACCTGTGCGGCGGCGAAATAAAGCGGGGCAAGCTGCAGGCAGCGCGAAAAAGGCTGTTCGGATTTTAAACTCAAAACAGCTTTGGGGAAAGGAGGACGGAGTTTGAGAAAACAGCGGCTTGCCCTTATCGTCCTAGGCCTGCTCATTTCTTTGGGGTCTGCCTGGTTCATGTACAGTTCAACGGAGCGTTTCGTGCAAAAGGCACCGGTGGTCGTGGCCTCCAGGGAAATAGAACCACTCGAAAGATTTACCCCGGAAAACGTCAGGGTGGTTTTCCTGCCGGCGCAATACGTGCTGCCCGGAGCCGTGACCACAGTGGACGCGGTTGCGGGCAGGCTGGCCGGGACGAGGTTGTATGAGGGCGAGCAGGTCCTGGGGGCCAAAATTGACCGGGAAGAAATTGTACCGGCGCAAGATGAGAGATACCTTTTTATTCCGTACAACAAGATCGTTTTGACGCCGGGGCAAAAAATAGACCTGTACCTTCTCTATAACTCCGAGAAATCGCCTTATGCAGGGGCTGAGAAAGTGCTTGCGGATAAGGTCGTGGCCTCCGTAATTAACGAAGCCGGCCAGGATATTCATCATGGAGCGAAGATAAACGAAATGAGCAAATTATCCGGGATTGAAATAATTGTTACGGAGGAAGAAATCAAATCGTACCTGGAAAAGGTTCGTTATGCCAAAGAGTATCTCGTCAGGCAAAAACAAGGGGGTTAAGCATGAAGGCCATCCTGGCTACCAATAATCATAAAATAGACCGTTATATCACGACGACTCACCAGGACATCCTGGTTTTGGCCCAGGTTTATGAGAGCGAAAGGTGTTTTGAATCCTTAAATATTCATAAACCTGACCTGGTTGTATTCAGCGACGCCCTTATTAAAACGCACTCTTGGGCCGGACAGCGGGAGGCGATCGAGAGGATAAAAGAAACTTCTCCCGGGGCCAGCCTGGTAGGCCTGTTCACCAGGAGGAAACTGACAAGCAGGCAGGAAAAAGAACTGCAGGACATGGGAATAAGGTACCTTTTTTCCCCCATCACCGGTCCTGACCTGAGCGTACTGCTTTACGATGTTGCCGCCCCGAAAAAATTCAACAAGAGTATTAAGCTGATTGCTGTCTGGTCCCCCAAGCCCGGAGACGGCGCCAGCCTGACCACGGAAGCGGTGGCCCAACTTTTATGGGCGAACAGGACTTACGACGAGGAGATGATTGGAGTTCTTGATTTTAATATCAGGACCCCTTCTTTGAAATACAGGTTTAAACTGGACGAAGCCAGGTTGATTGATGAGCTTCTTCCTTACATCGGGGGAGGGTTTTTGACCGCCGGTTTGCTGGAAAAGTATGCCCGGGCGGTCCAGAAAAAAAACGGGCTGCGGTTTGTTGGCGGCATCAGGAGGCCGGAGTTTTACAGCAAGTACCACCCGTCGTGTTTTAACGGGCTGTGCGAGGCGGCCGGCGATTTGTTCAGCAAGACAGTGATCGATGCGGGCAATGTCATTGACCATGCCGGGACAATTACCGCCTTGAAGAATGCCGACCTGGTTTTGGCCGTGCTGCAGCCGAACTATGTTTCCAAGCAGTGCTTAAAACACAGCCTGGGCTTGTTTCCCGCTTACGGCATTAATCCTCATAAGATTAAGGTGGTTATAAACCGGTTTTCGCCTGGGATCGACGATGCCCCGGAGTTGATTGCCTCCGGCCTGGATGTGGAAGTGATCGGGACGCTTAGCGACCTGGGTCCTGCGGCAAACATGATCGGCGACACTTCAGTTTTTGATGATGCCGCAAACAGGGCGGTATCTTCATACCTTGCTTCGCTAAACGAAATTTTGGAAAAATGCGGTTTGAGCACAGAAAAAGACAAGAAGAAGAAAGGCGGAATTTTTTCCAGGGTGTTTGTGAGATAAGGAGTGTTTGGTTATGCCGGATGGTCTGCAAAACCAGGGGTGCTTCAAACGAATAGAATATGAAGAAGTCTTGGAACTCACCACCAGGTATCTGGCGGACCCCCCGCTTGAAGCCGGGCTAAAAGAATTCCACAGCAGGATGTTGAATAACGCTGTGCGCCGGGATCCCTCGGCCAGGGAGTATATTAACCTGATGACGGACTGTTTTCTTGATACTGGCCCTTACCTTGTGGAGGGGATGACCCGGGAAGAACTGGTTAGGAAACTCTTCCAGGACATGTACGGGCTTGGGCCGATCGAACCCCTCATTGACGACCCGGAGATTCAAGAGGTTAATGTGAACGGTTATAACAATATATGGTACGAGAAAAACGGGTTGAAACGCAGGGCTGAGGGGATACAATTCGCCAGCGATGAGAAGCTTAAGCAGGTTATTGACCGGTGCCTGCCGGACAAGGAGGTAAACCGCCTGGCAACCTTCGCCCAGTCGAATTTCGATAATTCGCGCATCTATATCGGAATACCTCCGGTGGCCAGGGTCCCTTATCTCAATTACCGGAAGTTTTCCGTTTTCACGGCTTCGGAAGAGCAGTACCTGGCTACGGGAACCATCACCAAAGAGGCGCTTGAGATTCTAAAGCTCCTGGTTGGACACAGGGCCAACATCACCATTATTGGCCCGCAAAACGCGGGGAAAACAACACTGCTTTGTTTTCTTACCGATTATTACCCGCGGCATTTCCGGATCGGCGTGCTGGAAAGCCCTGATTTTGAGACTACCATCGAGCGGCGCCGGCCGGAAGGCAACGTCTTTTCTTTGAAAGCAGACGAAAAGCTGGGGGTTACGGAGCTGGACATTTTCAAACACGCCCTGCGGTTTTCCGCGGATGTCCTGATCATCCCGGAGGCTCGCGGCGCGGAAATGGAAGAAGTGCTGAAAGCGCAGCGGCGGGGCAACCGCGGCAGTATGACCACCGCCCACAGCATCTCGCCGGCCAACCTGGTCGATGACATGGTGTTGATGATTACGGAATCGGGAAAACAGTATCAACT
This window encodes:
- a CDS encoding SAF domain-containing protein — protein: MRKQRLALIVLGLLISLGSAWFMYSSTERFVQKAPVVVASREIEPLERFTPENVRVVFLPAQYVLPGAVTTVDAVAGRLAGTRLYEGEQVLGAKIDREEIVPAQDERYLFIPYNKIVLTPGQKIDLYLLYNSEKSPYAGAEKVLADKVVASVINEAGQDIHHGAKINEMSKLSGIEIIVTEEEIKSYLEKVRYAKEYLVRQKQGG
- a CDS encoding ATPase, T2SS/T4P/T4SS family translates to MPDGLQNQGCFKRIEYEEVLELTTRYLADPPLEAGLKEFHSRMLNNAVRRDPSAREYINLMTDCFLDTGPYLVEGMTREELVRKLFQDMYGLGPIEPLIDDPEIQEVNVNGYNNIWYEKNGLKRRAEGIQFASDEKLKQVIDRCLPDKEVNRLATFAQSNFDNSRIYIGIPPVARVPYLNYRKFSVFTASEEQYLATGTITKEALEILKLLVGHRANITIIGPQNAGKTTLLCFLTDYYPRHFRIGVLESPDFETTIERRRPEGNVFSLKADEKLGVTELDIFKHALRFSADVLIIPEARGAEMEEVLKAQRRGNRGSMTTAHSISPANLVDDMVLMITESGKQYQLDLLKMMVARSLDIVIAMHHFPDGKRKVIGISEVDYEDEQKRVVINEIFRWEKNTLVRTNNVLREELVYSLLFHGASLDELRRKGLV